In [Clostridium] cellulosi, one genomic interval encodes:
- the alr gene encoding Alanine racemase (High confidence in function and specificity), whose product MSCFLKRTWAEVDADCLAHNYHAIRNYIHKDCKLMAIVKADAYGHGAPFVAGEFEALGADYFGVSNMEEALQLRGSGIKKPILILGYTPAEYAGEMIAKGITQTVLSLQYAKELSKAAQSAGGTLKVHIKIDTGMSRIGFLYHDPVKNAGSIDEIMEVSNLPALDLEGIFTHFAVSDEPEKDFTKIQFERFTDIIQKLGDRGLKFRLRHCCNSAGLLNFPQMQLDMVRPGIILYGMTPAEGMPLPIELKPVMSLKTIVSQVKTLESGTAVSYGMKYVTDGKKRVATLPVGYADGFARSLSNKADVLIAGKRARIIGRVCMDQCMADVTDIPEAAENKIVTVIGRDGDNCVTMEELADFMGTINYETACLIGKRVPRVFLKGGKIVGTQNYILP is encoded by the coding sequence TTGTCCTGCTTTCTTAAAAGAACTTGGGCTGAGGTTGACGCCGACTGTTTAGCGCACAACTATCATGCCATACGGAACTACATACATAAAGACTGCAAGTTGATGGCTATAGTCAAGGCCGACGCCTATGGGCATGGCGCGCCGTTTGTAGCCGGGGAATTTGAGGCGCTCGGTGCGGATTATTTCGGCGTTTCCAATATGGAGGAGGCCTTGCAGCTCAGGGGCAGCGGCATCAAAAAACCGATACTGATACTTGGCTACACCCCCGCCGAATACGCCGGCGAGATGATTGCAAAAGGCATAACCCAGACAGTATTAAGTTTGCAGTACGCAAAGGAGCTTTCAAAGGCGGCTCAGAGCGCGGGCGGTACGCTGAAAGTTCATATAAAGATTGATACAGGCATGAGCCGTATAGGATTTCTTTATCACGACCCTGTAAAAAATGCCGGCAGCATTGATGAGATAATGGAGGTTTCAAACCTGCCCGCTCTTGACCTTGAGGGCATATTTACCCACTTTGCGGTATCCGACGAGCCTGAAAAGGATTTTACAAAAATCCAGTTCGAACGGTTTACTGACATTATACAAAAGCTTGGCGACAGAGGACTTAAATTCCGTTTGCGCCATTGCTGCAACAGCGCGGGGCTTCTCAATTTCCCGCAAATGCAGCTTGATATGGTGCGCCCAGGGATAATACTCTACGGTATGACGCCTGCTGAGGGGATGCCCCTGCCAATTGAATTAAAACCGGTAATGTCACTTAAAACGATTGTGTCGCAGGTGAAAACCCTTGAGAGCGGTACAGCGGTAAGCTACGGCATGAAATATGTAACCGACGGCAAAAAACGTGTGGCAACGCTTCCGGTAGGATATGCCGATGGGTTTGCCCGCAGCCTATCAAACAAGGCAGATGTTCTTATAGCCGGTAAGCGCGCGCGTATCATAGGGCGCGTCTGCATGGACCAATGTATGGCTGACGTTACTGATATTCCTGAAGCCGCCGAAAACAAGATTGTGACGGTTATCGGCAGGGACGGAGACAACTGCGTGACGATGGAGGAATTAGCTGATTTTATGGGGACAATCAACTATGAAACGGCCTGCCTTATCGGGAAACGCGTTCCTCGTGTTTTCTTAAAGGGCGGCAAAATCGTCGGCACGCAGAATTACATACTGCCTTAA
- a CDS encoding hypothetical protein (High confidence in function and specificity), with amino-acid sequence MKARLPQGYGGGVSNMNSMIKRAQKMQEEMARIQQELEQKTFDVTSGGGMVKVTITGKREIKAIELKPEIVDPDDIEMLQDTIAAAVNEAIRKVDEESEKEMSKVTQGLNLPGLF; translated from the coding sequence ATGAAAGCAAGATTACCGCAGGGATATGGCGGCGGCGTTTCAAACATGAACAGCATGATAAAACGGGCGCAGAAAATGCAGGAAGAAATGGCTCGAATTCAGCAAGAGCTTGAGCAAAAGACTTTTGATGTAACTTCCGGCGGCGGCATGGTCAAGGTCACCATTACCGGCAAGCGGGAAATCAAAGCTATCGAATTAAAACCTGAAATTGTAGATCCTGATGACATCGAAATGCTGCAGGATACGATTGCCGCTGCGGTCAACGAGGCTATCCGCAAGGTTGATGAAGAATCTGAAAAAGAAATGTCAAAGGTAACACAGGGGCTAAACTTGCCCGGGCTGTTTTAA
- the recR gene encoding Recombination protein RecR (High confidence in function and specificity), producing the protein MAYYAAPLLKLIEQFERLPGIGHKTAQRLAFFILNGTQEQADQFARAIVEAKKSMHCCKICQNLTDAEVCGICSNPSRDSSIICVVEDPRDVVAFERTRDYNGLYHVLHGVISPMDGIGPEQLKIKELLARIKNGGVKEIIMATNPDVEGEATAMYVSRLVKPLGVKVTRIAYGLPAGGELEYADEVTLLKALEGRSEI; encoded by the coding sequence ATGGCATACTACGCGGCACCATTACTAAAGCTTATTGAGCAGTTTGAGCGCCTCCCCGGAATCGGGCATAAAACAGCGCAGCGACTGGCATTTTTCATTCTCAATGGCACGCAGGAGCAGGCGGACCAATTTGCCCGCGCTATTGTAGAAGCGAAAAAGAGTATGCACTGCTGCAAAATATGCCAGAATCTGACCGACGCAGAGGTCTGCGGTATTTGCTCAAACCCCTCTCGGGACAGTTCAATAATCTGTGTTGTAGAGGACCCGCGCGATGTCGTGGCGTTCGAACGCACACGTGATTACAACGGGTTATATCATGTTTTGCACGGCGTTATCTCGCCAATGGACGGAATCGGTCCGGAACAGCTTAAAATCAAGGAATTGCTCGCCCGTATCAAAAACGGCGGGGTAAAAGAGATTATTATGGCCACAAATCCGGACGTTGAAGGCGAAGCTACCGCCATGTATGTATCACGTCTTGTAAAACCGCTTGGGGTAAAGGTAACCCGTATAGCATATGGGCTGCCCGCGGGCGGTGAACTTGAATATGCAGATGAGGTGACCCTATTAAAGGCACTTGAAGGCAGAAGTGAAATTTAA
- a CDS encoding hypothetical protein (Family membership), translating into MKAFIDRDGCIACGLCVETCPDVFRFADDGFAEVYVDDVPAGQEDKAVEAQENCPTSVITVKEE; encoded by the coding sequence ATGAAAGCATTTATTGATCGGGACGGCTGCATTGCCTGCGGGCTTTGCGTCGAAACCTGTCCTGATGTATTCAGATTCGCTGACGACGGTTTCGCGGAGGTTTATGTCGACGACGTGCCGGCAGGCCAAGAGGATAAGGCAGTTGAAGCTCAGGAAAACTGCCCGACCAGTGTTATTACCGTTAAAGAAGAGTGA
- the dinB3 gene encoding DNA polymerase IV (High confidence in function and specificity) gives MRRVVFLVDMNAFYISCEQMRHPEIRSKPAAVAGDPKKRSGIILTANYEARAYGVKTTMTIGEARKRCPDIILLKPDHHFYSEVSSRVMDILSSYTPVLQQNSIDEAWLDMTGSDRLFGEPSAAAKKIMDEILSKLGLWCSIGISENKFLAKMASDMKKPLGITELWQSEIKEKLWPLPVSAMYGVGAKTASKLNSLGLYTIGDMATYGKDILPRNFGKYGRELFALANGEDNDPVTPIVRNSMKSIGRSTTMPRDITDIEEARSVILALSEEVGADARRHNKKGTTVQLTLKYSDFTCITRQSQVPGTYLTKEISNAAAALLEKNWTGRPVRLIGVSISGFGGDMPEQLSFFSDTISADAKEEKLEKTIDTLRERFGYNTVKRASLLENKKENKNKMLP, from the coding sequence ATGCGCAGAGTTGTTTTTCTTGTTGATATGAATGCTTTTTATATCAGCTGTGAGCAGATGCGCCACCCTGAAATCCGCTCAAAGCCTGCCGCTGTAGCCGGTGACCCCAAAAAACGCAGCGGAATCATTCTTACGGCAAATTATGAGGCGCGGGCATATGGGGTTAAAACCACAATGACAATCGGGGAAGCCCGAAAACGCTGCCCCGACATCATTTTGCTGAAACCCGACCACCATTTCTACAGCGAAGTGTCTTCCCGCGTTATGGATATCTTAAGCTCCTATACTCCGGTCCTACAGCAAAACAGTATCGATGAGGCTTGGCTCGACATGACCGGCAGCGACAGGTTATTCGGCGAGCCTTCCGCCGCAGCAAAGAAAATAATGGACGAGATCCTCTCTAAACTCGGTCTTTGGTGCTCGATAGGCATATCGGAGAACAAATTTTTGGCAAAGATGGCGTCCGATATGAAAAAACCGCTCGGTATCACCGAGCTTTGGCAAAGTGAAATCAAAGAAAAACTTTGGCCGCTTCCCGTCAGCGCAATGTACGGCGTCGGGGCCAAAACTGCCTCGAAACTGAACTCTCTCGGATTATATACAATAGGTGACATGGCCACTTACGGCAAAGATATACTGCCGAGAAACTTTGGAAAATACGGCAGAGAGCTTTTCGCGCTTGCAAACGGCGAGGACAACGACCCGGTGACTCCCATCGTCCGGAATTCAATGAAATCAATAGGACGCTCAACAACCATGCCGCGGGACATCACGGACATAGAAGAAGCCCGCAGCGTTATCCTCGCGCTGTCAGAAGAGGTTGGGGCAGACGCTCGGCGCCATAACAAAAAAGGCACTACTGTTCAGTTGACCCTCAAGTATTCCGATTTTACTTGTATAACGCGCCAATCCCAAGTCCCGGGGACATATCTTACTAAGGAAATAAGCAATGCGGCTGCAGCCCTGCTTGAAAAAAACTGGACCGGACGCCCCGTACGTCTTATCGGCGTTTCAATAAGCGGATTCGGAGGCGACATGCCGGAACAGCTCTCATTCTTTTCTGACACCATCTCCGCTGACGCGAAAGAAGAAAAACTTGAAAAGACTATCGACACCTTGCGTGAACGGTTCGGCTACAACACTGTAAAGCGTGCGTCGCTGCTCGAGAATAAAAAGGAAAACAAAAATAAAATGCTGCCTTAA
- a CDS encoding hypothetical protein (Family membership): MRYINVSKIKEGMLLGQDIFDTNGFLLLRRGQPLHRTYIDRLHKIGINGLYIEDELTDDIKITPVVKPETRMNAVKNIRTMYLKAASNWGETDNVVDEAVAAVQHIADEIFFCAKPIYDIYEFKTEKDYRYYHTINMTTIAMIIGTGLNMKKQELRMLGICAAFCDIGLNNYDQELLESSNSLSEEEINAIKNHPVTGFSMLSEKRGIHARIRQGVLHHHERWNGTGYPGHLKGDQISLFARIIAIADVYDALISNRPYRPAVMPYEAFEYIMANGGILFDPDIVKVFTRKVAAFPVGTKIMLSNGNKGYVKFNYSDCALRPVVKVFDRKEMKIIDLKNDPGALNLTIQSAAE; encoded by the coding sequence ATGAGATATATCAATGTATCGAAAATAAAGGAAGGCATGCTTCTGGGCCAAGATATTTTTGATACTAATGGATTCCTGCTGTTAAGACGGGGACAGCCGCTGCATAGGACATATATTGACAGGCTTCACAAAATTGGGATAAATGGGCTGTACATTGAAGATGAATTGACTGATGATATTAAAATAACGCCGGTGGTTAAACCCGAAACCAGGATGAATGCGGTCAAGAATATCCGGACTATGTATTTAAAGGCCGCGTCAAATTGGGGTGAAACCGACAATGTTGTTGATGAGGCCGTAGCTGCCGTGCAGCATATAGCCGATGAGATATTTTTCTGCGCAAAACCGATTTATGATATTTATGAATTTAAAACCGAGAAAGATTATAGATACTATCATACGATCAATATGACGACGATCGCCATGATAATTGGAACCGGCCTGAATATGAAAAAGCAGGAATTAAGGATGCTCGGCATATGTGCTGCATTCTGCGATATCGGACTTAATAATTACGACCAGGAACTCCTCGAGAGCAGCAACAGCCTTTCAGAAGAGGAAATCAACGCGATAAAAAATCATCCTGTAACCGGTTTTTCTATGTTAAGCGAGAAACGAGGAATTCATGCAAGAATTAGGCAGGGAGTATTACATCATCACGAAAGATGGAACGGAACTGGCTATCCGGGGCACCTGAAAGGTGACCAAATCAGCCTTTTTGCAAGAATTATCGCGATAGCAGATGTTTACGACGCCTTAATTTCAAACAGGCCCTATCGCCCCGCAGTAATGCCTTATGAGGCCTTTGAGTATATCATGGCTAATGGCGGCATACTTTTTGACCCGGATATCGTAAAGGTGTTTACCAGAAAAGTGGCGGCTTTTCCGGTGGGAACAAAAATAATGCTGAGCAACGGCAACAAGGGTTATGTAAAATTCAATTACTCCGATTGCGCGCTTCGTCCTGTCGTTAAAGTATTTGACAGAAAAGAAATGAAGATCATCGACTTAAAAAACGACCCGGGTGCACTTAACTTGACAATACAATCAGCGGCGGAGTAA
- a CDS encoding amidohydrolase 2 (High confidence in function and specificity), giving the protein MRRIFDFHSHAYPEKVAIKSVDFLNNYYKVNCQGSGTMDDLLDSARSGGVGYLLVHAVATKPTQVENVNNWIAAHLSENIFGFGTIHPAYEGGILKELDRIRSLGLRGLKLHPDFQGYYVDDPSMDIIYKAIEGKMPVLIHTGDKNTDFTSPRRLANVLDRYPNLTVISAHLGGYSEWDEAEKYIIGRNCYIDTSSSIWALPKERAVNIIRKHGVDKVLFGTDYPLTRHKDELERFLSLGLTEEENNKILFENAKRLLGLDI; this is encoded by the coding sequence ATGCGCAGGATTTTTGATTTTCACTCCCACGCCTATCCTGAAAAAGTTGCGATAAAATCTGTTGACTTTCTCAATAATTATTACAAGGTCAACTGTCAAGGCAGCGGCACAATGGACGACCTTTTGGATTCGGCACGAAGCGGAGGGGTCGGATATTTGCTGGTGCATGCGGTGGCCACAAAGCCGACGCAAGTCGAAAACGTAAACAACTGGATAGCGGCGCACCTATCAGAAAACATCTTCGGGTTCGGAACGATTCATCCCGCATATGAAGGCGGGATTTTAAAGGAACTGGACCGTATCCGTTCCCTCGGTCTGCGCGGTCTTAAACTCCATCCTGATTTTCAGGGCTATTATGTGGACGACCCGTCCATGGATATCATCTATAAAGCCATTGAAGGCAAAATGCCCGTTCTGATACATACCGGCGACAAAAACACCGATTTTACGTCACCGAGGCGGCTCGCAAACGTACTCGACCGGTATCCAAACCTGACTGTTATATCCGCTCATCTCGGCGGCTACTCTGAATGGGACGAGGCAGAGAAATATATAATCGGGAGAAACTGCTATATCGACACGTCCAGCTCTATATGGGCGCTGCCGAAAGAAAGGGCAGTCAATATTATAAGAAAACACGGCGTCGATAAGGTTTTGTTTGGCACCGATTACCCGCTTACCAGACACAAGGATGAGCTTGAACGGTTTTTAAGTTTAGGGCTTACTGAAGAGGAAAACAACAAGATATTATTTGAAAATGCGAAAAGGCTTCTCGGCCTTGATATCTGA
- a CDS encoding hypothetical protein (High confidence in function and specificity), protein MGVIIHKNNRIDSLDAIRGVAILAMVFYHALYDIDDIFGYHIPILDTLLFEIVRQPFTWAFILLAGISSRFSHNNIKRGLRVLFFGLVVTAVTVILIPSQSIYFGILHFMGIAILLFELIKPACDRIPRKVAFLIWSFLFAITFTMPESHVIGFPGLIGIALPEFLQNTPHLYALGFPDANFFSADYFPMIPWFFMFLIGTVIGVPIKNRRLPEKFYTVRVPFLAAAGRNTLLIYVLHQPIIYGLLYVIFNVFFK, encoded by the coding sequence GTGGGTGTCATAATTCATAAGAACAACCGAATAGATTCGCTCGACGCTATAAGGGGCGTCGCCATCCTCGCAATGGTATTTTATCACGCGCTCTATGACATTGACGATATCTTCGGGTATCATATCCCGATACTTGACACCCTGCTGTTCGAAATAGTGCGCCAGCCGTTCACCTGGGCGTTCATCCTCCTTGCGGGCATATCCTCAAGGTTTTCCCACAACAATATAAAGCGCGGCTTAAGGGTACTGTTTTTCGGCCTTGTTGTTACCGCGGTGACGGTTATATTAATACCGAGCCAGTCGATTTATTTCGGTATCCTGCATTTTATGGGCATTGCGATATTGCTTTTTGAGCTGATAAAGCCGGCATGCGACCGGATTCCGCGCAAAGTCGCCTTTCTCATCTGGTCATTTTTGTTTGCCATAACCTTTACAATGCCTGAATCCCATGTCATCGGGTTCCCCGGCCTTATCGGCATAGCACTTCCGGAATTTTTGCAGAACACGCCCCATCTCTATGCGCTCGGTTTTCCTGACGCCAACTTCTTTTCAGCGGATTATTTCCCGATGATACCGTGGTTTTTTATGTTCCTCATAGGAACGGTTATCGGCGTTCCTATAAAAAACCGCCGCCTCCCCGAAAAGTTCTATACCGTCCGCGTGCCTTTCCTCGCAGCGGCGGGGCGCAATACGCTGCTCATCTACGTTCTGCATCAGCCCATTATTTACGGCCTGCTTTACGTTATTTTCAATGTATTTTTTAAGTAA
- a CDS encoding sodium ABC transporter permease (High confidence in function and specificity) has protein sequence MKRILTVLGFTFREQARKKSFIISTVITYLLIILVMCIPNIVNAFSNSSDSGSTSGGKKGIEKRDVYVIDVGGVFSGSTDILSSASDKLNFIFKEPSEKSALINKIKDNGDLSLIELTLNNGVPSFNLYVKSVMSNASSGDELASVVRRAYNTKVLKEAGVASQVTDKVAADISYSSIPVGKGTIGGMFGSFAVTILLFFAIYMFGYWVAMSIASEKTSRVMEVLITSTKPSHIVIGKSLGMGLLGLCDMLGLIIVAAIGYFFVYPKDFALGGMSINLGFSPMAVIMMIVYFIFGFALYAMFNAVCGATVSKAEDIQQAVMPISIISIASFYFAYMTSMSPESPAAIAASLIPFSAPFSMPSRMVSANVPAWQIILSLLLLAASAVLMCWISIKLYSSAVLHYGKRLKISELVRMSKSK, from the coding sequence ATGAAGCGCATTTTAACCGTTCTGGGCTTTACATTTCGGGAACAGGCACGCAAAAAGTCCTTTATAATCAGCACCGTTATTACTTATCTTCTAATTATTCTCGTCATGTGCATTCCGAACATCGTAAACGCATTTTCTAATTCATCAGATAGCGGCAGCACATCAGGCGGAAAAAAGGGCATTGAAAAAAGGGACGTTTATGTTATCGACGTCGGAGGCGTATTTTCTGGCAGCACCGACATCTTGTCATCCGCCTCGGACAAGCTCAATTTCATATTCAAAGAGCCATCGGAAAAATCCGCTCTCATAAACAAGATAAAAGATAACGGCGATTTGAGCCTCATTGAGCTTACTTTAAACAACGGCGTCCCATCGTTTAACCTTTATGTGAAAAGTGTAATGAGCAACGCATCAAGCGGCGACGAATTGGCCTCGGTTGTCCGCAGAGCGTATAATACTAAGGTGTTAAAGGAAGCAGGAGTGGCGTCCCAGGTTACTGATAAGGTTGCCGCAGATATAAGCTATTCAAGTATTCCCGTCGGGAAAGGCACTATAGGCGGCATGTTCGGCAGCTTTGCCGTAACAATTTTGCTGTTCTTCGCCATATATATGTTTGGATACTGGGTTGCCATGTCGATAGCGTCGGAAAAGACTTCCCGCGTCATGGAAGTCCTCATTACCTCAACAAAGCCGTCCCATATCGTCATCGGAAAGAGCCTCGGCATGGGACTGCTCGGGCTGTGCGATATGCTGGGCCTTATTATTGTCGCCGCCATCGGATACTTCTTTGTCTACCCAAAGGATTTTGCGCTCGGCGGCATGTCCATAAACCTCGGCTTTTCACCTATGGCTGTAATTATGATGATCGTTTACTTCATCTTCGGATTTGCCCTTTACGCGATGTTTAACGCTGTATGCGGAGCTACTGTCAGCAAAGCCGAGGACATACAGCAGGCGGTTATGCCTATCTCCATAATCTCCATCGCGTCGTTCTATTTTGCCTATATGACGTCAATGTCGCCGGAAAGCCCCGCCGCAATAGCAGCCTCTCTCATTCCGTTCAGTGCGCCGTTTTCAATGCCATCGAGAATGGTTTCCGCCAATGTTCCGGCGTGGCAGATTATACTTTCCCTGCTCCTTCTTGCCGCATCTGCTGTTTTAATGTGCTGGATTTCAATAAAACTCTACTCCTCTGCGGTTCTTCACTACGGCAAGAGGCTTAAGATATCAGAACTTGTCCGCATGTCAAAGTCTAAATAA
- a CDS encoding DNA polymerase III subunits gamma and tau (High confidence in function and specificity) — translation MFEDVAGQPNITATLKYEIAAGRIAHAYIFTGSRGTGKTTCAKIFAKAVNCLNPHDGDPCNECENCRGIDAGSLLDVVEIDAASNNGVDNIRELREETVYTPASSKYRVYIIDEAHMLSTGAFNALLKTLEEPPAYVIFILATTEVNKIPATIMSRCQRFDFRRIPIPDIVARLQYVAQQEKIDLTPAAAEMIAKISDGALRNALSLLDQCAGIGGTVDEERVAQTAGLTSREYLFELSGAVKNRDSAAALSVIDRLYAYAKDMERLCEELIAHFRDLMIVKSVKDPFEVINCRTDERERLQKTADGFSLEAILHALDTLQSTLELLKRSSSGRVYIETCLLRLCNPELDTSKTALLRRIEALEEKLKSGNFTAAPAAPSAAQSAAPPVQDAPKEIPAETPQPKIEKAESGRPKQEPLGGLPPREGLPSTDSSADVPLDCWAEILEELKKSDPPLFGVLRESSAIIRGGFVLIDPNNTLFAGLIRSQEHQRPLVDTIRRITGKPYKVGIFKKGLETAKRQKPDGLDEIIENASKAGIEVKEK, via the coding sequence GTGTTTGAGGACGTTGCGGGGCAGCCAAATATTACAGCGACGCTCAAATATGAAATTGCGGCGGGCAGGATTGCCCACGCCTACATTTTTACCGGCTCGAGGGGGACCGGTAAGACTACCTGCGCAAAAATATTCGCGAAGGCTGTAAATTGCCTTAACCCTCACGACGGCGACCCCTGCAATGAATGTGAAAACTGCCGCGGCATTGATGCTGGCAGCCTTTTGGACGTTGTAGAAATTGACGCTGCGAGCAACAACGGCGTCGACAATATCCGTGAGCTAAGGGAGGAGACGGTTTACACACCTGCCAGCTCAAAATACCGTGTTTATATCATAGACGAGGCGCATATGCTTTCAACAGGCGCGTTCAACGCCCTGCTGAAAACGCTTGAGGAGCCGCCCGCCTATGTTATTTTTATTCTTGCGACAACTGAGGTTAATAAGATTCCGGCAACAATAATGTCGAGATGTCAGCGCTTTGATTTCCGGAGGATTCCGATACCGGATATCGTCGCAAGGCTTCAATATGTGGCGCAGCAGGAAAAAATCGACCTCACTCCCGCCGCCGCTGAGATGATAGCGAAGATTTCTGACGGCGCCCTTAGAAATGCGCTGTCTTTGCTCGACCAGTGCGCCGGTATCGGCGGTACGGTTGACGAGGAAAGGGTAGCGCAGACAGCCGGGCTGACTTCCCGGGAATACCTTTTTGAGCTGTCCGGCGCTGTGAAAAACAGAGACAGCGCCGCGGCTCTTAGTGTTATTGACAGGCTTTATGCCTATGCTAAGGATATGGAAAGGCTCTGTGAAGAGCTGATTGCTCATTTTAGAGACCTTATGATTGTCAAATCAGTCAAGGACCCGTTTGAAGTGATAAACTGCCGTACCGATGAGCGCGAAAGACTGCAGAAGACAGCAGACGGATTTTCACTTGAAGCCATTCTGCATGCCCTTGACACGCTGCAGTCGACGCTTGAACTGCTCAAACGCAGCTCATCCGGCAGGGTATATATTGAAACTTGTTTGCTCCGGCTTTGCAATCCGGAGCTTGACACCTCAAAGACCGCGCTTCTGCGCAGGATTGAGGCGCTTGAAGAAAAGCTCAAATCCGGTAATTTCACTGCGGCGCCCGCTGCACCATCAGCTGCACAATCTGCCGCGCCGCCAGTTCAGGACGCGCCGAAAGAGATTCCGGCGGAAACGCCGCAGCCGAAGATTGAGAAGGCTGAAAGCGGCCGACCAAAACAAGAACCTTTGGGCGGCCTCCCGCCAAGGGAAGGGCTGCCGTCGACGGATTCAAGCGCAGACGTTCCTCTTGACTGCTGGGCAGAGATTTTGGAGGAGCTGAAAAAGAGCGACCCGCCGTTGTTTGGCGTTTTGAGGGAGTCCTCGGCGATTATAAGGGGCGGATTTGTGCTCATCGACCCGAACAACACGCTTTTCGCGGGACTTATCAGAAGTCAGGAGCACCAGCGGCCCCTCGTCGATACAATAAGGCGTATTACCGGCAAACCATATAAAGTGGGTATCTTTAAAAAGGGACTTGAGACTGCAAAGAGGCAGAAACCGGACGGGCTTGACGAGATTATTGAAAACGCAAGCAAGGCCGGCATTGAGGTTAAGGAAAAATAA
- the yhaQ gene encoding putative ABC transporter ATP-binding protein YhaQ (High confidence in function and specificity), with protein MGLKVENASKRFGGKTVVDNLSFELDKPGVFGLLGTNGAGKTTTIRMILGILEKDSGNITWNGKPVKREDVRFGYLPEERGLYPQIKVRDQLLYFAKLRGLSREKALKNIDYWMKRLNVTKYYDMRAEQLSKGNQQKIQLILSILHDPDLVVLDEPLSGLDPVNADLFKSVILELVEKGKYIVMSSHQMTSVEEYCRDILLLVDGKTVLSGNLREIKHSYGRNNLFIGCDYDIIPKATELGMTLVNRTASGFELHIKSEESAYSLLKYLLDQGVAIDKFEIREPTLHEIFVEKAGERK; from the coding sequence ATGGGGCTCAAAGTTGAAAATGCTTCAAAACGGTTCGGCGGAAAAACCGTAGTGGACAACCTTTCCTTTGAACTCGACAAGCCCGGCGTTTTTGGGCTGTTGGGAACAAACGGCGCCGGAAAAACCACTACAATCCGCATGATTCTGGGCATTCTTGAAAAAGACAGCGGAAACATTACTTGGAACGGCAAGCCTGTAAAACGCGAGGATGTGCGCTTTGGATATCTGCCGGAAGAGCGCGGGCTTTACCCTCAGATTAAAGTGCGCGACCAGTTGCTTTATTTTGCTAAACTGCGTGGGCTGAGCCGCGAGAAAGCCCTTAAAAACATTGACTATTGGATGAAAAGGCTCAATGTCACCAAATACTATGATATGCGCGCCGAGCAGCTTTCAAAGGGCAATCAGCAAAAGATTCAGCTTATACTTTCCATACTGCATGACCCGGACCTTGTGGTGCTCGACGAGCCTTTAAGCGGCCTTGACCCTGTCAACGCCGACCTGTTTAAATCGGTAATACTTGAGCTTGTGGAAAAAGGAAAGTATATCGTAATGTCAAGCCACCAGATGACATCAGTCGAGGAATATTGCCGTGACATTCTGCTGCTCGTCGACGGCAAAACCGTTCTGTCCGGCAATCTGCGTGAGATCAAGCACAGCTATGGGCGCAACAACCTTTTTATCGGCTGTGATTACGATATTATTCCAAAGGCTACAGAATTGGGCATGACACTTGTCAACCGCACCGCCTCTGGTTTTGAACTGCATATCAAATCAGAAGAAAGCGCTTATTCGCTGCTCAAGTATCTGCTTGACCAAGGCGTCGCCATTGATAAATTTGAAATCCGCGAACCTACGCTGCATGAAATATTTGTGGAAAAGGCGGGTGAACGCAAATGA